The Thioalkalivibrio thiocyanodenitrificans ARhD 1 genome window below encodes:
- the grxD gene encoding Grx4 family monothiol glutaredoxin, whose protein sequence is MEALERIKQQVEGHPVVIFMKGTPQFPMCGFSSRAVEALKQCGQEFAYVNVIADQEVMQALPQYANWPTFPQVYIDGELVGGCDITLELAQSGELKKMVDEASAKRNSA, encoded by the coding sequence GTGGAAGCGCTTGAACGCATCAAACAGCAGGTGGAAGGCCACCCGGTGGTCATCTTCATGAAAGGCACCCCCCAGTTCCCCATGTGCGGCTTCTCCAGCCGCGCTGTCGAGGCGCTCAAGCAGTGCGGGCAGGAGTTCGCTTACGTGAACGTGATCGCCGACCAGGAGGTCATGCAGGCCCTGCCCCAGTACGCCAACTGGCCGACCTTCCCGCAGGTCTATATCGACGGCGAGCTGGTGGGCGGCTGTGACATCACCCTGGAGCTGGCCCAGAGCGGCGAGCTGAAGAAGATGGTGGATGAGGCGAGCGCCAAGCGCAACAGCGCGTAA
- the rnt gene encoding ribonuclease T: MTNAPDFQPMGHRFRGFLPVVVDVETGGFNPQSDALLQVAAVLLRMDSEGRLYRHYTVARHVQPFEGANMDPKSLEVNGINPFHPLRIAHPEKDALATVFRSIREEMKLNACKRAILVGHNAGFDLSFINQGAERAGLKRNPFHPFSSLDTVTLSAMAFGQTVLARAVQAAGMKWDNSEAHSAVYDAEKTADLFCHVLNRWGPILQPSVDTHMDSG; the protein is encoded by the coding sequence ATGACCAACGCACCCGACTTCCAGCCCATGGGTCACCGCTTTCGGGGATTTCTCCCCGTGGTGGTGGACGTGGAAACCGGCGGATTCAATCCGCAGTCCGATGCACTGCTGCAGGTGGCCGCAGTGCTGCTGCGCATGGACAGCGAGGGCCGCCTGTACCGGCACTATACGGTCGCCCGGCACGTGCAACCCTTCGAGGGCGCCAACATGGACCCGAAGTCCCTGGAGGTGAACGGCATCAACCCCTTCCACCCCCTGCGCATCGCGCACCCGGAGAAGGACGCCCTGGCGACGGTGTTTCGCTCCATCCGAGAAGAAATGAAGCTTAACGCCTGCAAGCGGGCGATCCTGGTGGGACACAATGCCGGGTTCGATCTCTCTTTCATCAATCAGGGTGCCGAGCGCGCCGGACTGAAACGCAACCCGTTTCACCCCTTCAGCAGCCTGGATACCGTGACCCTTTCCGCCATGGCCTTCGGGCAGACGGTACTGGCCAGGGCGGTCCAGGCCGCCGGCATGAAGTGGGACAACAGTGAGGCCCACTCCGCCGTCTATGACGCCGAGAAGACCGCGGACCTGTTCTGTCACGTCCTCAACCGCTGGGGGCCGATCCTTCAACCGTCCGTCGATACGCACATGGACAGTGGATAA
- a CDS encoding GGDEF domain-containing response regulator: MVEDLAIVIVDDMQYSRAVLRTTLNRIGYTDVRMAASASEALVMMSDRRAEVVLADWVMPEMNGLELTAEIRRKDEQRSHYTGIILFTGKEGDEAMMEAFRHGVDDYLTKPVNQIQLAARLFAAGRVARLQNKVLETSAALSATNHQLEFLSTTDPLTGLPNRRAMDKRMEAAIMETCSRGGALCLGILDVDHFKRINDLHGHDVGDEVLILIARRMRLALRPMDMVARMGGEEFALVAHFHKSEKCDPAIFERVRQTISDEPIPIPEGGITVTASIGVCCYQHGEEMPTIQTMTRLADQNLYRAKSEGRNRVVG, translated from the coding sequence ATGGTCGAAGATCTCGCCATCGTCATTGTCGACGATATGCAATACAGCCGCGCGGTGCTGCGCACCACGCTCAACCGCATTGGCTACACGGACGTGCGCATGGCCGCATCGGCTTCCGAGGCCCTCGTCATGATGAGCGACCGCCGGGCGGAAGTGGTGCTGGCCGACTGGGTGATGCCGGAGATGAACGGTCTGGAACTGACCGCCGAAATCCGCCGGAAGGACGAGCAGCGCAGCCACTACACGGGGATCATCCTGTTCACCGGCAAGGAAGGCGACGAGGCCATGATGGAAGCCTTCCGCCATGGGGTCGACGATTATCTCACCAAGCCGGTCAACCAGATACAACTGGCCGCCCGGCTGTTTGCGGCGGGCAGGGTCGCCCGCCTGCAGAACAAGGTACTGGAAACCTCAGCCGCACTGAGCGCCACCAACCACCAGCTGGAATTCCTGTCCACCACGGACCCCTTGACCGGGCTGCCGAACCGACGCGCCATGGACAAGCGTATGGAGGCGGCGATCATGGAGACCTGCAGCCGTGGAGGCGCATTGTGCCTGGGCATCCTGGACGTGGATCATTTCAAGCGCATCAATGATCTCCACGGACACGACGTGGGCGACGAGGTGCTCATCCTCATCGCCCGGCGCATGCGGCTCGCGCTTCGCCCCATGGACATGGTGGCGCGTATGGGCGGCGAGGAATTTGCCCTGGTGGCCCACTTCCATAAGTCGGAAAAATGCGATCCCGCGATCTTTGAACGGGTGCGACAGACCATCAGCGATGAACCCATACCCATCCCGGAAGGCGGCATCACCGTGACCGCGTCCATTGGCGTATGCTGTTACCAGCATGGCGAGGAGATGCCAACCATCCAGACCATGACCCGGCTGGCCGACCAGAACCTCTACCGGGCCAAGTCGGAGGGAAGAAACAGGGTCGTTGGGTAA
- the aceF gene encoding dihydrolipoyllysine-residue acetyltransferase — MGNVVEVKVPDIGDFKDVEIIDVLVKAGDAVKAEDPLITLESDKASIDIPSPGSGVVKALKVKKGDRVSEGDPVLDMEAAEGRQDGEAGDAESEAPEASGKEPEPASEQATDRQAPPEPAAPAGKPGPAPGGPRPSPTASIVNEEGFRKAHASPAVRRFARELGVDLGQVDGSGPKGRVLKEDVQGYVKRALVQGGGLGVAPMPEIDFGEFGPVESLALTRINKLTGQNLHRNWVTIPHVTQFDEADISELEEFRKSLSEEYKEKGVKITFLAFLMKAVVAALKEYPRVNASLDSTGEHLILKQYYHIGVAVDTPDGLVVPVIRDVDRMSLVDIARALQEMSAKARDKKLKPGDMQGGCFTISSLGGIGGTSFTPIINAPEVAILGVSRAKMQPVWDGKAFNPRMILPLALSYDHRVVDGALGARFMTFLSSRLSDMRRMLL; from the coding sequence ATGGGCAACGTGGTTGAGGTGAAGGTCCCGGATATCGGGGACTTCAAGGACGTGGAGATCATCGACGTCCTGGTGAAGGCGGGCGATGCGGTCAAGGCCGAGGACCCGCTCATCACCCTGGAGTCCGACAAGGCCTCCATCGATATCCCTTCCCCGGGCTCGGGGGTCGTCAAGGCGCTCAAGGTCAAGAAGGGCGACCGGGTCTCCGAGGGCGATCCGGTGCTGGACATGGAGGCCGCAGAAGGCCGGCAGGATGGTGAGGCCGGCGATGCCGAATCTGAAGCACCGGAGGCGTCCGGCAAAGAACCCGAGCCCGCATCCGAACAGGCAACGGACCGGCAGGCGCCCCCCGAACCAGCGGCACCGGCCGGCAAGCCCGGCCCGGCGCCGGGCGGCCCGCGCCCCTCCCCCACCGCATCCATCGTCAACGAGGAGGGCTTCCGCAAGGCCCACGCCTCGCCGGCGGTCCGTCGATTTGCCCGCGAGCTGGGTGTGGACCTGGGGCAGGTGGACGGCAGCGGTCCCAAGGGGCGGGTGCTCAAGGAGGATGTGCAGGGCTACGTCAAGCGTGCCCTGGTCCAGGGCGGCGGCCTGGGCGTGGCGCCCATGCCGGAGATCGATTTTGGCGAGTTCGGACCGGTGGAATCCCTGGCGCTCACCAGGATCAACAAGCTCACGGGGCAGAACCTGCACCGCAACTGGGTGACGATCCCCCACGTGACGCAGTTCGACGAGGCGGACATCTCCGAACTGGAGGAATTTCGCAAATCCCTGAGCGAGGAATACAAGGAGAAAGGGGTCAAGATCACCTTTCTTGCCTTCCTCATGAAGGCCGTGGTCGCGGCGCTCAAGGAATACCCCCGGGTCAACGCATCGCTGGATTCGACCGGCGAGCACCTGATCCTCAAGCAGTACTACCATATCGGCGTGGCGGTGGACACGCCGGACGGTCTGGTGGTGCCGGTGATCCGCGACGTGGACCGCATGAGTCTGGTGGACATCGCCCGGGCCCTGCAGGAAATGTCCGCCAAGGCCCGTGACAAGAAGCTCAAGCCCGGCGACATGCAGGGCGGATGCTTCACCATCTCCAGTCTCGGCGGCATCGGCGGCACTTCGTTCACGCCCATCATCAACGCGCCCGAAGTGGCCATTCTGGGTGTCTCCCGGGCCAAGATGCAGCCCGTGTGGGACGGCAAGGCGTTCAATCCGCGCATGATCCTGCCGCTGGCGCTGTCCTACGACCACCGGGTGGTCGACGGCGCCCTGGGGGCGCGTTTCATGACATTCCTGAGCAGCCGGCTTTCGGACATGCGCAGGATGCTTTTGTAG
- the pyrC gene encoding dihydroorotase, with product MTSVQTLTLRYPDDWHLHLRDGDALPAVVPHTAQRFARAIVMPNLKPPVTTTEQALAYRSRILAAVPHGAAFTPLMTLYLTDDTTADEIRRARDSGIVYGVKLYPAGATTHSDAGVTHVRHAYAALEAMQQAGLPLLVHGEATDPDVDVFDRETVFIERTLAPLMKDFPGLKIVLEHITTADAAAFVREGGELLGATVTPQHILMNRNALFQGGIRPHHYCLPVLKRERHRQAIMDVLAEGHARFFLGTDSAPHPRGAKESACGCAGIYSAHAALELYAEAFEAAGALQHLEAFASLNGPRFYGLPENEGTLTLVRDPWEVPQAYPLGGDTVVPLRAGTHIAWRLK from the coding sequence ATGACATCCGTACAGACACTGACCCTGCGGTATCCGGACGACTGGCATCTGCACCTGCGCGACGGTGACGCGTTACCCGCCGTCGTGCCGCATACCGCACAGCGGTTTGCGCGGGCCATCGTCATGCCGAACCTCAAGCCGCCGGTGACCACCACGGAACAGGCGCTCGCCTATCGTTCACGCATTCTCGCCGCGGTGCCGCACGGCGCGGCCTTCACACCGCTCATGACGCTGTACCTGACGGATGACACAACGGCGGACGAAATCCGCCGCGCCAGGGACAGCGGCATCGTATACGGCGTGAAGCTCTATCCGGCCGGCGCCACCACCCACTCCGATGCGGGCGTCACCCATGTGCGCCATGCCTATGCCGCCCTGGAAGCGATGCAGCAGGCCGGACTGCCCCTGCTGGTGCACGGGGAGGCCACCGATCCGGACGTGGACGTGTTCGACCGGGAAACGGTGTTCATCGAGCGGACCCTGGCGCCGCTGATGAAGGACTTCCCGGGCCTGAAGATCGTGCTCGAGCACATCACCACGGCCGATGCGGCGGCCTTCGTGCGCGAGGGCGGCGAGCTCCTCGGGGCAACGGTGACGCCGCAGCACATCCTGATGAACCGCAATGCCCTGTTTCAGGGCGGGATCCGTCCCCATCACTACTGTCTTCCGGTGCTCAAGCGCGAACGCCATCGCCAGGCCATTATGGACGTACTGGCCGAAGGTCATGCACGTTTCTTCCTGGGCACCGACAGCGCACCCCACCCCAGGGGCGCCAAGGAATCCGCCTGCGGCTGCGCCGGCATCTACAGTGCCCATGCCGCCCTGGAGCTCTATGCCGAGGCCTTCGAGGCGGCCGGCGCCCTGCAGCATCTGGAGGCGTTTGCCAGCCTCAACGGCCCGCGCTTCTACGGCCTGCCCGAGAACGAGGGGACCCTCACCCTGGTGCGGGATCCCTGGGAGGTGCCTCAGGCGTATCCGCTGGGCGGGGACACGGTGGTGCCATTGCGGGCGGGGACACACATTGCCTGGCGACTCAAGTGA
- the aceE gene encoding pyruvate dehydrogenase (acetyl-transferring), homodimeric type encodes MTQQQNQMQDLDAQETQEWLDALEAVIRAEGPERAHYLLERLVDQARRSGAFLPYSANTAYVNTIPPHLEPEYPGDGDLEHRIRSYIRWNAMTMVVKANRISAELGGHIATFASAATLYDVGFNHFWRAPSHEHGGDLLYVQGHSSPGMYARAYLEGRLTEEQLDHFRREVDGKGLSSYPHPWLMPDFWQFPTVSMGLGPIMSIYQARFMKYLQDRGMANTRDRRVWCFMGDGEVDEPESLGAITLASRERLDNLTFVVNCNLQRLDGPVRGNGKIIQELEAIFRGAGWNVIKVLWGSYWDPLLARDTKGLLQQRMMEAVDGDYQNYKSKDGAYVREHFFGKYPELKAMVAKMTDEDIWRLNRGGHDPYKVYAAYKAAVEYTDGPTVILAHTVKGYGMGAAGEGQMRTHSQKKMDVDDMKAFRDRFNIPLTDEQVENGEYIKPDDDAPEMQYMHARRKALGGFLPVRKHSAAPLATPELSVFEGMLESSGDRELSTTMAFVRMITLLARDKKIGRHVVPIVPDEARTFGMEGMFRQLGIYSSVGQLYQPQDRDQVMYYKEDKQGQILEEGITEAGSTCSWLAAATAYSTHGVNMIPFYIFYSMFGFQRVGDLIWAAGDMQARGFLIGATAGRTTLAGEGLQHQDGHSLMMAANVPNCISYDPTFAYELAVIVHDGLRRMYAEQQSVFYYITTMNENYAHPALPEGVEDGIIKGMYLLRKGGPKKLRVQLMGSGTILQEVIAAAELLRKDFGVESDIWSATSFTELAREGRDCDRHNMLNPDASPREPYVTRCLKDRQGPVVAATDYVKGYADQIRAWVPGRYVVLGTDGFGRSDLRSALRRHFEVDRHFVAVAALKALADEGAIPDSKVADAIRKYKVDVSRPNPLRA; translated from the coding sequence ATGACGCAGCAGCAGAATCAGATGCAGGACCTGGACGCCCAGGAAACCCAGGAATGGCTCGACGCCCTGGAGGCGGTCATCCGGGCGGAGGGGCCTGAACGGGCGCACTACCTCCTGGAGCGGCTGGTGGATCAGGCCCGCCGCTCCGGCGCCTTCCTGCCGTACTCGGCCAACACGGCCTACGTCAATACCATCCCGCCGCACCTGGAGCCCGAATACCCGGGTGACGGGGACCTGGAGCACCGCATTCGCTCCTATATCCGCTGGAATGCCATGACCATGGTGGTCAAGGCCAATCGTATCAGTGCCGAACTGGGCGGCCATATCGCCACCTTCGCCTCGGCGGCGACCCTCTATGACGTGGGCTTCAACCATTTCTGGCGCGCGCCGTCCCACGAGCACGGCGGTGACCTCTTGTACGTGCAGGGACATTCCTCTCCGGGCATGTACGCCCGCGCCTATCTGGAAGGCCGGCTCACCGAAGAGCAGCTCGATCATTTCCGCCGGGAGGTGGACGGTAAGGGCCTGTCCTCCTATCCGCATCCGTGGCTGATGCCGGACTTCTGGCAGTTCCCCACGGTGTCCATGGGTCTCGGTCCTATCATGAGCATCTACCAGGCCCGGTTCATGAAATACCTGCAGGACCGCGGCATGGCCAACACCAGGGACCGGCGGGTCTGGTGCTTCATGGGCGATGGCGAAGTGGACGAGCCGGAAAGCCTGGGGGCCATCACCCTGGCTTCCCGGGAGCGGCTCGACAACCTCACTTTCGTGGTCAACTGCAATCTGCAGCGTCTGGACGGGCCGGTGCGCGGCAACGGCAAGATCATCCAGGAACTGGAAGCCATCTTCCGCGGTGCCGGCTGGAACGTGATCAAGGTGCTGTGGGGCAGCTATTGGGATCCGCTGCTGGCCCGCGACACCAAGGGGCTGCTGCAACAGCGCATGATGGAGGCCGTGGACGGCGACTACCAGAACTACAAGTCCAAGGACGGCGCCTATGTGCGCGAGCACTTCTTCGGCAAGTACCCGGAGCTCAAGGCCATGGTGGCCAAGATGACCGACGAGGACATCTGGCGTCTGAACCGGGGCGGGCACGACCCCTACAAGGTCTACGCCGCCTACAAGGCCGCCGTGGAGTACACGGACGGCCCCACGGTGATCCTGGCGCATACGGTCAAGGGCTATGGCATGGGCGCCGCCGGCGAGGGCCAGATGCGCACCCACAGCCAGAAGAAGATGGACGTGGACGACATGAAGGCGTTTCGCGACCGCTTCAATATCCCGCTCACCGACGAGCAGGTGGAAAACGGCGAGTACATCAAGCCGGACGACGATGCGCCGGAGATGCAGTACATGCATGCCCGGCGAAAGGCCCTGGGCGGGTTTCTGCCGGTGCGCAAGCACTCGGCGGCGCCGCTGGCCACGCCGGAGCTGTCCGTGTTCGAGGGCATGCTCGAGTCCAGCGGTGATCGCGAGCTTTCCACCACCATGGCCTTCGTGCGCATGATCACCCTGCTTGCCCGCGACAAGAAGATCGGGCGTCACGTGGTGCCCATCGTGCCGGACGAGGCGCGCACCTTCGGCATGGAGGGCATGTTCCGACAGCTGGGTATCTATTCCTCCGTGGGTCAGCTCTATCAGCCTCAGGATCGCGACCAGGTGATGTATTACAAGGAGGACAAGCAGGGCCAGATCCTGGAGGAGGGGATTACGGAGGCGGGTTCCACGTGCTCGTGGCTTGCGGCGGCGACCGCCTATTCCACCCACGGCGTGAACATGATCCCGTTCTACATCTTCTACTCCATGTTCGGTTTCCAGCGGGTGGGAGACCTCATCTGGGCCGCCGGCGACATGCAGGCGCGGGGCTTTCTGATCGGCGCCACCGCCGGGCGGACCACCTTGGCGGGCGAGGGCCTGCAGCATCAGGACGGTCACAGCCTGATGATGGCCGCCAACGTGCCCAACTGCATCAGCTACGACCCCACCTTCGCCTACGAACTGGCGGTGATCGTTCACGACGGACTGCGGCGCATGTACGCCGAGCAGCAGAGCGTCTTCTATTACATCACCACCATGAACGAGAATTACGCCCACCCGGCCCTGCCCGAGGGCGTCGAGGACGGGATCATCAAGGGCATGTATCTGTTGCGCAAGGGCGGCCCCAAGAAGCTGCGCGTGCAGCTCATGGGTTCCGGCACCATCCTGCAGGAGGTCATCGCCGCCGCCGAACTGCTCAGGAAGGACTTCGGCGTGGAGTCCGATATCTGGAGTGCCACCAGTTTCACCGAACTGGCCCGGGAAGGGCGCGACTGTGACCGCCACAACATGCTCAACCCGGACGCCAGTCCGCGGGAGCCCTACGTCACCCGGTGCCTCAAGGACCGGCAGGGCCCCGTGGTGGCGGCCACCGACTACGTGAAGGGCTATGCCGACCAGATCAGGGCCTGGGTGCCGGGTCGTTACGTGGTTCTGGGCACCGATGGATTCGGCCGCTCGGATCTGCGTTCGGCGCTTCGACGCCATTTCGAGGTGGACCGGCACTTCGTGGCCGTGGCCGCCCTCAAGGCGCTGGCCGACGAGGGGGCGATCCCCGATTCCAAGGTGGCCGACGCCATCCGCAAGTACAAGGTCGACGTGAGCCGGCCCAACCCGCTGAGGGCCTGA